GTTTCCGGCGCTTCCCTTCCCGCCTCGCTCCGCCTGGTGGTCGTTGGCGGCGAGAAGGCCTCGGCCGAACGCCTGGCGACCTGGCGCCGACTGAAGGGGAACCGGATCCGCTGGATCAACACCTACGGCCCGACCGAGACGACGGTCACGGCGACGCTCTACGAACCCCCGATGGATGCCCTCAGCGGCGCGACCATGGCCGGGATCCCAATCGGGCGCCCGATCGCGAACACCCGGGTTTATCTCCTCGACCGCCATCGCCGGCCTGTGCCTGTCGGCGTGACCGGTGAGATCTACATCGGAGGCGCCGGAGTCGCCCGGGGCTATTTGAATCAGCCCGCGCTGACGGCCGAACGGTTCGTCCCCGATCCCTTCACCAAGAATCCCGAGGCGCGTCTCTTCCGGACGGGGGACCTGGCGCGCCATCGACCCGACGGGGAGATCGAATTCATCGGGCGCAACGACCGCCAGGCGAAGATCCGGGGCTTTCGCGTCGAGCCCGGCGAGATCGAGGCGGCGCTCGCCGAGCATCCTGGCGTCGAGCAAGTCGTGGTCGTGGCGCGCATGGGCCCCGAGGCCGATACGCGGCTCGTCGCCTACGTCGTCACGGCGCCGGAGGCGTCACCCTCGGCCCGCGAGCTGCGCGGGTTCCTCGGACGGAAGCTGCCCGAGTACATGGTGCCGTCCGTCTTCGCGTTCGTCGCCACGCTGCCGCTCACGCCGAGCGGCAAGATCGACCTGGCCGCCCTGCCCGAGCCCGGCAGACCTGATCGCGAGGATACGTACGTGGCCCCACGGAACGCCGCGGAAGAGACGCTCGCGGGAATCTTCGCCCAGCTCCTCGGGGTCGAACGGGTCGGCGTCCACGACGACTACTTCGATCTCGGCGGGCACTCGCTGCTGGCCATCCAGCTCATGGCCCGGGTCAAAGCCGCATTCGACGTGGAGCTCCCGCTGCGCGCCCTGTTCGAGACGCCGACCGTGGCCGGCCTGGCCTCCCGCGTCGAGGCCGCGCGGCGGTCCGCGCCGAGTCCGGCGGCGACACCGTTGGTGGCCATTCAGCCGAAGGGCGCGCGGCCCCCGCTCTTCTGCGTGCATCCCCTCGGCGGGAGCGTCCTCTGCTACGTCGGCCTGGCGCGTCAACTCGGTGCGGATCAGCCGGTGTACGGGCTCGAAGCGCCGAACCTCGAGGGAGACCAGGAGCCGCCGGCGAATATCACCGACATGGCAGCCCGCTACGTCGACGCGATCAGGGCGCGCCAGCCGCACGGACCCTATCACCTGGCCGGGTGGTCGTTCGGAGGTCTCGTCGCCTTCGAGATGGCGCGTCAGCTGGTGGCCGAGGGTGACGAGGTGGCGCTGCTCGCCCTGCTCGACACCTCGGCTCCGACGGCCGTTGCGCGCGCCGCGCACGGCGACGAGAGAAATCTGCCGGCGTTTCGCGAGGGTCTGGACCGGTTGGACTCCGAGGAGCAGCTGGGGCGCTTCATGACCACGGTCATGGGGCTCGACGCCGTCCCGGAGGATCTCGGGCTTCCGGAGATCGGCCGGGCGCGGCGACTGTGGTCGGCCAACCTCCGAGCGACGCTAAGCTACGAGCCCGAGGTGTTCCCGCATCGCATCACGCTGTTTCGGGCCGCTCACGGGCGACCGAAAGACCCCACGCTGGGATGGGCCGATTTCATGTCCGCGCCCGTCGAGGTCCACGAGGTTCCCGGCGATCACTACACGATGCTGGCCCAGCCCCATGTCGGGGTGCTGGCCGCCCGGCTGCGAGACGGCCTCCGTCGCGCCCAGGGGACCGGCGACTCGAGCCGCCGGGAGGAGACGTGAGCCTCACGCGCTCTGTGGCGACCGCCCACGATGGATCGTGGTCATCGCCGCCCGCGTCGCCCGTCCTGGCGGACGACGCGATCCACGTCTGGCGCGCCGAGCTCGAGCCGCCGCCCTGGCGGCATGCCCAGCTCGCCGCCACGCTCTCGAGCGACGAACGTGGGCGGGCGGAACGATTCCGCCTCGAGGACGATCGGCGACGGTTCGTCGTCGCCCGGGGGCTCCTCAGGGCGATCCTCGGGCGCTACCTGGACGTCGACCCGGGTCGGCTCGAGTTCGCGTATGGGCCGCGGGGCAAGCCGGCACTCGCCGAGCCCTTGAGCGGACACGGGCTCAGCTTCAGCGTGGCTCACTCGCGCGGCCTCGCGCTCTATGCCCTGGCCCGTCACAGCGCTCTCGGCGTCGATCTCGAGTGCGTTCGCGCCGATATCGACGCCGAGGCCGTCGCGGCGCGCTCGTTCTCAGCGCGAGAGCAGAGCGCCCTGCGATCGCTATCGGCGGCGGCGCGGCTCCACGCATTCTTCAACGGCTGGACCCGCAAAGAAGCGTATCTGAAGGCGGTCGGTGAAGGTCTCAGTGAGCGCCTGAACAGCGTGGAGGTCTCGCTGGCCCCGGGGGCGCCGCCCGAGTTCCTGGGCATCGCGGGGAATGCCGAGGAAGCCGCCTGGTGGTCCCTCGTCGAGCTGACACCCGCGCCCGGGTACGTCGGCGCGCTCGCGGCGGAAGGCCGCGGCTGGACGCTCTCCTGCTTCGGCGACCCTCAGGACGGCCGGTAGATCTCGCCGCCGCTCTTCCTGAACTCCTCGGCCTTCTCCCTGAGCCCCTGCACGAGCGCGGCGGTCTCCTCGGCGATCCCGTGCTTGGCCGCGTAATCCCGCACGTCCTGCGTGATCTTCATCGAGCAGAAGTGCGGGCCGCACATCGAGCAGAAGTGGGCGAGCTTCGCGCCTTCGGCCGGCAGCGTCTCGTCGTGGAACTCGCGCGCGGTCTCCGGGTCGAGCGAGAGG
Above is a genomic segment from Candidatus Methylomirabilota bacterium containing:
- a CDS encoding 4'-phosphopantetheinyl transferase superfamily protein yields the protein MSLTRSVATAHDGSWSSPPASPVLADDAIHVWRAELEPPPWRHAQLAATLSSDERGRAERFRLEDDRRRFVVARGLLRAILGRYLDVDPGRLEFAYGPRGKPALAEPLSGHGLSFSVAHSRGLALYALARHSALGVDLECVRADIDAEAVAARSFSAREQSALRSLSAAARLHAFFNGWTRKEAYLKAVGEGLSERLNSVEVSLAPGAPPEFLGIAGNAEEAAWWSLVELTPAPGYVGALAAEGRGWTLSCFGDPQDGR